CCGGGCCCGTTCGCAACAGGGACAGTGGGAGAAGCCCGGGTTCCTGGACGAAGCCTGGACAGCAATGCGGCCGGGCGTCCGTCATGACGCGCTGTGCCGCTCCGGCCAACAGCCCCCATCCTGAGCGCTGGAACCAATCAACAGGAGGCAGCCATGTTCCAGCGCACGCAGTTGAGGGAAGGCATGACGGTTCGCAGCATCGACGGCGAGAAGCTCGGCAGGGTCTTCTCTCTGGGCGATGACGCGTTCCATATCGAGAAGGGCCTCTTCTTCCCGAAGGACTACCTAGTCCGGTACGCGGACATCAGTGACATCCGCGACGGGGAGATCATCCTCACGCACGGCCGGGAGAGCCTCCGCAGCCTGTCGGGCGCGGACAAGTACGGCACGGCCAGCACCGGCTATGACACGACCACCACCGGCCTCGGCACGAGCGCGGGTCTCGGCACGAGCGCGGGTCTCGGCACGAGCGCGACGACCGGCCTGGGCTCGGACCTGAGGGCGGACGCGAGCATCAAGGATCGCTCGTGGGACTCCCGCCGCACCGAGGAGGTGGCCATCCCGGTACACAAGGAGCAGCTGGAGGTCACCAAGCGCGACGTATCGGCCGGTGAGGTCCGCGTCCACAAGGACGTGGTGGAAGAGGTGAAGACGGTGGAGGTCCCCGTCCGCCGCGAGCGCGTCCGGGTGGAGCGCCGCGACGTCAATCCGGACCGGCCCGCCATGAACGCCTCCTTCCAGGAGGAGACGGTGGTGGTGCCCCTGCGCGCCGAGGAAGTGGACGTCCACAAGCGCGCGGTGGTGGATGAAGAGGTGATCATCCACAAGGACTCCATCGAGGAGGAGCGCCGCGTGGCGGAGTCGGTGCGCCGCGAGGAGGTGGAGATCAGCACTCCGGACGATGACAACAAGCGCTCGCTGAACCTCACTCCCGACGACGACCCACTCCTGCGTCGCCGGTAACACCGGACGCCAGGTGCCGGGCACAGGGC
The sequence above is drawn from the Archangium gephyra genome and encodes:
- a CDS encoding YsnF/AvaK domain-containing protein; the protein is MFQRTQLREGMTVRSIDGEKLGRVFSLGDDAFHIEKGLFFPKDYLVRYADISDIRDGEIILTHGRESLRSLSGADKYGTASTGYDTTTTGLGTSAGLGTSAGLGTSATTGLGSDLRADASIKDRSWDSRRTEEVAIPVHKEQLEVTKRDVSAGEVRVHKDVVEEVKTVEVPVRRERVRVERRDVNPDRPAMNASFQEETVVVPLRAEEVDVHKRAVVDEEVIIHKDSIEEERRVAESVRREEVEISTPDDDNKRSLNLTPDDDPLLRRR